The Calditrichota bacterium genome has a window encoding:
- a CDS encoding aminopeptidase has protein sequence MFDPRHKKLAEVLIKHSTKVKPGDKVLVECNDVPHELVSALVEEIYAAGGMPVLEYKHQAVNRKLIMLGNEETFKLNADAELYRMKQMDCYIAVRGIFNSKEISDIPGDKMSLWEKNWLKPVHLKQRVENTRWVVLRYPSPQMAQMAKMSHEAFEDFFYRVCTEVDWKKANEAMVPAKAFLEKTDKVHIKGPGTDLQFSVKGIPWKPCGGEMNIPDLEIFSAPVRTSVNGKVSYNSPSTYRGFTFENVVLEFKDGKVVNATANDTKRINAIFDSDEGARYIGEFALGFHPYVLHPMDDILFDEKIAGSFHFTPGQAYENDADNGNRSQIHWDLVCIQRPEYGGGEIWMDGQLIRKDGIFVHEAFLKMNPENLTK, from the coding sequence ATGTTTGATCCTCGTCACAAGAAACTCGCGGAAGTGCTCATCAAACACAGCACCAAAGTCAAGCCCGGCGACAAAGTCCTCGTCGAGTGCAACGACGTACCGCATGAACTTGTCTCCGCGCTCGTAGAGGAGATTTACGCCGCGGGTGGAATGCCCGTGCTGGAATACAAGCATCAGGCGGTCAATAGGAAACTGATTATGCTCGGCAATGAAGAAACTTTCAAGCTCAATGCCGACGCCGAACTTTACCGCATGAAGCAGATGGACTGCTACATCGCTGTACGCGGAATTTTCAATTCGAAAGAGATCAGTGACATTCCCGGCGACAAGATGTCGCTGTGGGAGAAGAACTGGCTGAAACCCGTGCATCTGAAGCAGCGTGTCGAAAACACGCGTTGGGTGGTTCTGAGATACCCGTCGCCGCAGATGGCGCAGATGGCCAAAATGAGCCACGAAGCGTTCGAAGACTTCTTCTACCGCGTTTGCACCGAAGTGGATTGGAAAAAGGCCAACGAAGCGATGGTTCCGGCCAAGGCATTCTTGGAGAAAACCGACAAAGTCCACATCAAAGGCCCGGGGACGGATCTGCAATTCTCCGTCAAAGGAATTCCGTGGAAACCGTGCGGCGGCGAAATGAATATCCCCGATCTGGAAATCTTCTCTGCACCCGTGCGTACGTCCGTCAACGGCAAGGTCAGCTACAACTCGCCGTCGACTTACCGCGGTTTCACGTTTGAAAATGTGGTCTTGGAATTCAAGGACGGAAAAGTCGTCAACGCCACGGCCAACGACACGAAGCGCATCAACGCCATTTTCGATTCGGATGAAGGCGCACGCTACATTGGCGAATTTGCGCTCGGATTCCATCCGTATGTGCTGCATCCGATGGATGACATCCTGTTCGACGAAAAGATCGCCGGATCGTTCCACTTCACGCCGGGTCAGGCCTACGAAAACGACGCCGACAACGGCAACCGCAGCCAGATTCACTGGGACCTCGTCTGCATTCAGCGTCCCGAATACGGCGGCGGCGAAATCTGGATGGACGGACAGCTCATCCGCAAGGACGGAATCTTCGTGCACGAAGCCTTCCTGAAGATGAACCCGGAAAATTTGACGAAGTAA
- a CDS encoding acetyl-CoA C-acyltransferase, with protein sequence MTQAFLVDALRTPVGKHNGILKAVRPDDMAALVLKRIVERNELDPGLIDEVYMGCANQAGEDNRNVARMAVLLAGLPHSVPAVTINRLCASGMEAAAIAFRAIASGEGHCYIAGGVESMTRAPFSVPKLAGGFDFGNLTAWDTTLGWRYPNPAMKELFPLESMGETAENIYERWKIPRELQDQFAFESHQKAVMAHERGLFEEEIIPVEIPQRKGDPIVVNRDEGPRKDTTLEKLATLRPAFRKGGTVTAGNSSSLNDGAAALLICSEKFIKDHNLKPLARIVASASAGVDPRYMGIGPVDAVEKLLARTGVTKFEIGLWEINEAFAVQALAVLAELDPHIDRVNSKGGAIAIGHPLGMSGARILGTLARSMRDAGTRWGIASLCVGVGQGQAILLENMN encoded by the coding sequence ATGACCCAAGCATTTCTCGTTGACGCTCTCCGCACTCCAGTGGGCAAACACAATGGTATCCTGAAAGCAGTCCGGCCCGACGACATGGCCGCGCTGGTGTTGAAAAGAATTGTCGAACGCAACGAACTCGACCCCGGTTTGATCGACGAAGTCTACATGGGCTGCGCCAATCAAGCGGGTGAAGATAACCGCAACGTCGCGCGCATGGCCGTCCTGCTTGCGGGCCTCCCCCACTCCGTTCCCGCCGTGACCATCAACAGGCTGTGCGCGTCCGGAATGGAAGCCGCCGCAATCGCTTTCCGGGCCATTGCATCAGGTGAAGGACATTGTTACATTGCAGGAGGAGTGGAGTCCATGACCCGCGCTCCGTTCAGTGTGCCGAAACTCGCGGGTGGTTTCGATTTCGGCAACTTGACCGCGTGGGACACGACTTTGGGCTGGCGCTATCCGAATCCCGCGATGAAAGAGCTGTTCCCGCTGGAGTCTATGGGCGAGACGGCGGAGAATATCTATGAACGTTGGAAAATTCCCCGCGAGTTACAGGATCAATTCGCCTTTGAATCGCACCAGAAGGCCGTCATGGCTCACGAACGCGGACTATTCGAAGAAGAGATCATTCCGGTCGAAATTCCCCAGCGCAAAGGCGACCCGATCGTCGTAAACCGCGACGAAGGCCCGCGCAAAGACACCACACTGGAAAAACTTGCCACCCTCCGGCCGGCTTTTCGCAAAGGCGGCACGGTCACGGCGGGAAATTCGTCCAGCTTGAATGACGGAGCAGCAGCCCTGCTGATTTGTTCTGAGAAATTCATCAAAGACCACAATCTAAAGCCATTGGCGCGGATTGTCGCCTCGGCTTCGGCGGGAGTTGATCCCCGTTACATGGGAATCGGACCGGTGGACGCCGTAGAAAAGTTGCTTGCCCGGACGGGAGTCACCAAGTTTGAAATTGGTTTGTGGGAGATCAACGAAGCCTTCGCGGTGCAGGCTCTGGCAGTTCTGGCGGAACTTGATCCTCATATCGACCGTGTGAATTCTAAGGGCGGCGCCATTGCCATTGGCCACCCCCTCGGGATGTCCGGGGCGCGCATTTTAGGCACCCTTGCACGCAGCATGCGTGATGCCGGGACGAGGTGGGGAATTGCCAGTCTCTGTGTCGGGGTCGGTCAGGGTCAGGCTATCCTATTGGAAAACATGAATTAA
- a CDS encoding T9SS type A sorting domain-containing protein, which yields MIHQKLGTAEVLHVPNDLGTIQAALDSTQAGDTVLVSPGTYHEFLTGPPHSFTLSGVHSPDSVEPELWTVLDPIPLPDADTPSAFLITEDTVWVKNFVFFNRAEMRETGTTHRSGGIRNEADVLVIDRCRFDSVSAAIDHGYDIRVTSTIFQGNLGHCIWPRPQGRLNLQDCSFECTSQVGVLAYDRSTIVNCKFGRNPTGHRLGLYGESLLLADCVFDSCTETLSPVYMWALEGSVIRGCLFTGIRGPAALLEVNGRCEDNGLAPLTIRECVFENYSMNETQIGVTAVSITCQEGDGIAGRIMECDFRNGALQNSSGIGIFASSMVLLERNTFQNLLPADRADVYVTDLIAEASAQSRNNQFLPPGLAAATSGGMFDARENWWGDSTGPYSPTFNPNGQGTEVGNGVEFVPWLTAPPDSLPDTTGTAANEQFELPNQFSLSAFPNPFNPTTTISFTLSQTARARVEVFDLLGRKVATLTDDNFKAGRHSLQFDGGKYSSGVYVARIATPTDSRTVKLLLMK from the coding sequence ATGATCCATCAGAAGCTCGGAACGGCAGAAGTGCTGCACGTTCCGAATGACTTGGGGACAATTCAGGCGGCGTTGGACTCCACTCAAGCCGGAGATACCGTGCTGGTATCCCCCGGAACCTATCACGAGTTCTTGACCGGACCGCCGCACTCTTTCACACTCAGCGGAGTTCACTCGCCGGACAGCGTTGAACCGGAGCTTTGGACGGTACTCGATCCAATTCCCTTGCCGGATGCAGACACGCCCTCGGCATTTCTTATAACTGAGGACACCGTTTGGGTTAAGAACTTCGTGTTCTTTAATCGTGCCGAAATGCGGGAAACAGGAACAACTCATCGAAGCGGGGGAATCCGCAATGAGGCGGATGTCTTGGTGATCGATAGGTGCCGTTTTGATTCAGTGTCGGCAGCCATTGACCACGGATACGATATTCGAGTTACCAGTACAATATTCCAAGGCAACTTGGGCCATTGCATCTGGCCCAGACCTCAGGGCAGACTTAATCTTCAGGATTGTTCATTTGAATGTACGAGCCAAGTTGGAGTACTTGCATATGATAGGTCTACCATTGTAAACTGCAAGTTCGGCCGCAATCCGACCGGTCACCGTCTTGGGCTTTATGGAGAATCGCTGTTGCTGGCCGACTGCGTCTTCGATTCTTGCACAGAGACACTTTCGCCCGTGTACATGTGGGCTTTGGAAGGGTCTGTAATTCGCGGCTGTCTGTTTACCGGAATTCGCGGACCCGCGGCTTTGCTTGAGGTCAATGGTAGATGTGAAGACAATGGACTTGCACCGCTGACGATTCGAGAGTGTGTGTTTGAAAACTACTCCATGAACGAAACGCAGATTGGCGTGACGGCTGTTTCAATCACATGTCAAGAAGGTGACGGAATAGCCGGTCGTATTATGGAATGTGATTTCCGCAACGGAGCTTTGCAAAACAGCTCTGGAATCGGCATATTTGCCTCTTCTATGGTATTGCTGGAGAGAAATACGTTTCAAAACCTGCTCCCCGCAGATCGTGCTGATGTCTATGTCACTGACCTTATTGCTGAGGCAAGTGCGCAGTCTCGCAACAATCAATTTTTGCCGCCGGGATTGGCGGCGGCGACGAGCGGCGGAATGTTTGACGCTCGCGAAAACTGGTGGGGCGATTCCACCGGGCCGTACAGTCCCACTTTCAATCCAAACGGACAGGGAACAGAAGTGGGCAACGGCGTGGAGTTTGTTCCGTGGCTGACTGCGCCGCCGGATTCACTGCCCGACACGACCGGAACAGCCGCGAACGAACAATTTGAGTTGCCCAATCAATTTTCACTCTCGGCTTTCCCCAATCCGTTCAATCCCACAACGACAATCTCGTTCACGCTCAGTCAAACCGCGCGCGCACGCGTGGAAGTCTTTGACTTGTTGGGCCGCAAAGTTGCAACGCTGACAGACGATAATTTCAAGGCCGGACGACACAGCCTTCAATTCGACGGCGGCAAATATTCAAGCGGAGTCTACGTCGCGCGGATTGCGACTCCGACTGATTCGAGAACGGTCAAACTGCTCTTGATGAAATAG
- a CDS encoding VTT domain-containing protein, producing MEYLPSLEHVSYVGIVLALLFSGYLLPLPEEVLLLGFGYLISSSELHSVPTTIAAMLGILGGDFVLYRLASLRSPRVSRLIERVERSRVAKALPTGTSGLVRAVFAFRFVVGLRFFGPLFAGIRNMRAASYIATDFAAVLIYVPLLLFLGYHFHATIFKLFAVVEVVRHTIFAVFLLALGAFLTWRLKVFERKT from the coding sequence ATGGAGTATTTGCCGAGTCTTGAGCATGTTTCGTACGTTGGCATCGTATTGGCGCTGCTGTTCTCGGGCTATTTGCTGCCCTTGCCGGAAGAAGTACTGCTGTTGGGATTCGGCTATCTGATCAGCAGCAGCGAACTGCATTCCGTACCGACGACGATCGCGGCCATGCTGGGAATTCTCGGCGGAGATTTTGTTTTGTACAGGCTCGCAAGCCTGCGCTCTCCGCGCGTTTCCAGATTGATCGAACGAGTCGAGCGGTCGCGAGTTGCCAAAGCCTTGCCGACCGGAACAAGCGGACTCGTGCGGGCGGTGTTTGCGTTCCGGTTCGTCGTGGGTTTGAGATTTTTCGGACCGCTCTTCGCGGGTATTCGCAACATGCGCGCGGCAAGTTACATCGCAACGGACTTTGCAGCAGTATTGATTTACGTTCCCCTTCTGCTGTTTTTGGGCTACCATTTTCACGCGACCATTTTCAAACTCTTCGCCGTCGTGGAAGTTGTCCGGCATACCATCTTCGCGGTATTCCTCCTCGCGTTAGGCGCGTTCCTGACTTGGCGGCTGAAAGTCTTTGAACGCAAAACGTAA
- a CDS encoding T9SS type A sorting domain-containing protein encodes MHTIARLLLGCALGLMIHQELGTAEVLHVPDDLGTIQAALDSTQAGDTVLVSPGTYHEFLTGPLHSFTLSGVHSPDSVEPELWTVLDPIPLPDADTPSAFLVTEDTVRVRNFVFFNNREMRQTVWPTRSGGIRNEADVLIVEHCRFDSVSSAIDQGYDIRVTGSAFAACPLHCVWPATGGRIQLRDCTISGTGQVLVLGYDGSLVENCTFKQSPQGHFMGLFGEALRVTDCRFDSCSNSLSLFYLWPLRGSEITRCTFTRINNVQPILEISVACEVQGETPIVISECTFDDYFITPPRSGIVALQLRCLQGEGIAGEVSSCCFRNGDAPTLPGTAMSISGSAFVRNSIFENLTPTNQPDVYVSNSGTTGGLVARNNQFLPPGLAAATSGGMFDARENWWGDSTGPYSPTFNPNGQGTEVGNGVEFVPWLTAPPDSLPDTTGTVANKQMELPNQFSLSAFPNPFNPTTTITFSLSESGIVKLDLFDLLGRNVARLNDGVLTAGQHEFRFDGRNIASGVYLARLSSTRASQTVKLLLLK; translated from the coding sequence ATGCACACCATAGCGAGATTACTTTTGGGTTGCGCTCTGGGGCTAATGATCCATCAGGAGCTCGGAACGGCAGAAGTGCTGCACGTTCCTGATGACTTGGGGACAATTCAGGCGGCGTTGGACTCCACTCAAGCCGGAGATACCGTGCTGGTATCCCCCGGAACCTATCACGAGTTCTTGACCGGACCGCTGCACTCTTTTACACTCAGCGGAGTTCACTCGCCGGACAGCGTTGAACCGGAGCTTTGGACGGTGCTCGATCCAATTCCCTTACCGGATGCAGACACGCCCTCAGCATTTCTTGTGACAGAGGACACCGTGCGAGTGAGAAACTTCGTGTTCTTTAACAACCGCGAGATGAGGCAAACCGTTTGGCCGACACGGAGCGGAGGGATTCGCAACGAAGCAGACGTTTTGATAGTCGAACATTGCCGGTTTGATTCAGTTTCGTCAGCCATCGATCAGGGTTACGATATTCGCGTAACAGGGTCCGCGTTTGCAGCATGTCCCCTTCACTGCGTTTGGCCCGCGACCGGAGGCCGAATACAGTTGCGTGATTGTACAATTAGTGGTACTGGCCAGGTACTTGTTCTTGGCTATGACGGCTCATTGGTCGAAAACTGCACGTTCAAACAAAGTCCGCAGGGTCATTTCATGGGACTATTCGGAGAAGCACTTCGTGTTACCGATTGCCGCTTTGACTCTTGTTCGAACAGCCTCTCATTGTTTTATCTCTGGCCGTTGCGGGGATCTGAAATCACTCGCTGTACCTTTACGAGAATAAACAACGTACAGCCGATCCTTGAAATTAGTGTTGCTTGTGAGGTGCAAGGCGAGACTCCGATTGTCATATCGGAATGTACTTTTGATGATTATTTCATAACACCTCCGCGATCAGGAATAGTCGCGCTGCAATTGAGGTGTTTGCAGGGAGAAGGAATTGCTGGAGAAGTTTCAAGCTGTTGCTTTCGAAATGGAGACGCACCGACATTGCCCGGCACAGCGATGAGTATTTCAGGTTCGGCATTTGTGCGAAACAGCATTTTTGAGAATCTAACTCCTACCAACCAACCGGATGTCTACGTTTCCAACAGCGGTACAACCGGAGGCTTGGTCGCTCGCAACAATCAATTTTTGCCGCCGGGATTGGCGGCGGCGACGAGCGGCGGAATGTTTGACGCACGCGAAAACTGGTGGGGTGATTCCACCGGGCCGTACAGTCCCACCTTCAATCCAAACGGACAAGGCACAGAAGTAGGCAACGGCGTGGAGTTTGTTCCGTGGCTGACTGCGCCGCCGGATTCACTGCCCGACACGACCGGAACAGTTGCGAACAAACAGATGGAGTTGCCCAATCAATTTTCACTCTCGGCTTTCCCCAATCCGTTCAATCCCACAACGACAATCACGTTTTCACTTAGTGAATCAGGAATCGTGAAACTTGATTTGTTCGATCTTCTGGGAAGAAATGTGGCGAGGCTGAACGATGGGGTATTGACTGCAGGGCAGCACGAATTTCGTTTCGACGGCAGAAATATTGCCAGTGGAGTCTATTTAGCGAGACTGTCGTCAACGCGCGCTTCGCAGACCGTTAAACTGCTCCTGCTGAAATAG
- a CDS encoding class I SAM-dependent methyltransferase, whose product MTTNRHLEQDLTSPLAHPGHTVNRKWWDEVTPVHAASKFYDVEGFLNGKSALDRLELDWLGNVAGKRVLHLQCHFGQSTIEIARRGAAEVVGVDFSPVAIRTAKELSQKTGVADRVRFIETDVLKLDEILNEKFDVIFTSYGVITWLSNLYRWGEVIKKLLVPNGRFVIVEIHPTMMMFEWIDGKIERKFGYFHCENGIELPPSPDYADNSYTSELSTLEWQWTLADVFRSLTRVGLTVKQFEEYPTCCFKPFANMVECGQDMYRLPDGELEIPLIFAMEAILEG is encoded by the coding sequence ATGACCACTAACAGACACTTAGAACAGGACTTGACCAGTCCTCTTGCACATCCGGGTCACACCGTGAACCGGAAGTGGTGGGATGAAGTGACTCCCGTTCACGCCGCCAGCAAGTTTTATGACGTCGAAGGGTTCCTGAACGGCAAGTCGGCTCTCGACCGATTGGAGCTGGATTGGCTCGGGAATGTTGCGGGCAAGAGGGTATTGCACCTGCAATGTCATTTCGGACAGTCCACGATTGAGATTGCCCGCCGCGGTGCCGCCGAGGTCGTAGGCGTGGATTTTTCACCCGTAGCCATCCGGACAGCGAAAGAACTTTCACAGAAGACGGGCGTCGCAGACCGCGTGCGGTTCATCGAAACCGACGTTTTGAAGCTCGACGAGATCCTCAATGAGAAATTCGACGTAATCTTCACGAGTTACGGCGTGATCACGTGGTTATCGAATCTCTATCGTTGGGGCGAAGTGATCAAAAAACTTCTCGTTCCGAACGGACGGTTTGTGATTGTTGAAATTCATCCAACGATGATGATGTTCGAGTGGATAGACGGAAAAATCGAGCGCAAGTTCGGCTACTTTCATTGCGAGAATGGAATTGAATTGCCTCCGTCGCCGGACTATGCCGACAATTCGTACACGTCCGAGCTTTCGACCCTCGAATGGCAATGGACGCTGGCGGACGTATTTCGTTCGCTGACTCGCGTGGGACTTACGGTGAAACAGTTTGAAGAATATCCGACGTGCTGTTTCAAACCGTTCGCGAACATGGTCGAATGCGGGCAAGATATGTACCGTCTGCCTGACGGTGAATTGGAGATTCCGCTGATCTTTGCGATGGAAGCGATTCTTGAAGGATAA
- a CDS encoding M48 family metallopeptidase: MSDYRRDFAAEIRSNKRKSMTLFIGLPLLLLILCWVIGRSYGFGDLGLPVGFIVAVSVMLISYFLGDDIVLGFTGAREATWENDQMLFNVVDEMRIAAGLPMPRVYVIDSFALNAFATGWSPETAAVCVTRGLLEKLNREELQGVIGHEMGHVANLDIRYMLLVSTMVGAIALIADGYRRSMWYGSGRMGRSASKGSSRGAFLIIGIVLSILAPFAALVMQASISRKREYLADATSARLTRNPLGLANALAKIEQSMFVNPLPWINRATVHLFIINPLRNDEMSKGLIFSTHPPTKDRIQRLRAMANLQGSVQNQQVE; this comes from the coding sequence GTGAGCGACTACCGTCGCGATTTCGCCGCTGAAATTCGGTCTAACAAGCGGAAGTCGATGACTTTGTTCATCGGGCTTCCGCTTTTGTTATTGATCTTGTGCTGGGTGATCGGACGGTCGTACGGGTTCGGTGATTTAGGATTACCTGTCGGATTCATCGTCGCCGTTTCCGTGATGCTGATCTCGTATTTTCTGGGTGACGACATCGTGTTAGGTTTTACCGGCGCGCGCGAAGCGACTTGGGAAAACGACCAGATGCTCTTCAACGTCGTTGACGAAATGCGCATCGCCGCGGGTTTGCCGATGCCGCGTGTGTACGTCATCGATTCCTTTGCGCTGAACGCTTTCGCGACCGGATGGAGTCCGGAAACCGCCGCGGTTTGCGTAACGCGCGGGCTCTTGGAGAAACTCAACCGCGAAGAACTGCAAGGCGTGATCGGCCACGAAATGGGACACGTCGCGAATCTCGATATTCGCTACATGCTGCTGGTGTCTACGATGGTCGGAGCGATCGCTTTGATTGCCGACGGCTACCGCCGAAGCATGTGGTACGGAAGCGGACGCATGGGAAGATCTGCCAGCAAAGGTTCGTCGCGCGGAGCATTTCTGATCATCGGAATCGTGCTTTCAATTTTGGCTCCCTTTGCAGCGCTGGTCATGCAGGCGTCGATCTCACGCAAGCGAGAGTACCTCGCCGATGCGACGTCAGCTCGACTCACACGCAATCCGTTGGGCCTTGCCAATGCGCTGGCGAAAATTGAACAATCGATGTTCGTCAATCCGCTGCCGTGGATCAATCGCGCAACCGTGCATCTGTTTATCATCAATCCGCTTCGCAACGACGAGATGTCCAAAGGGCTGATTTTCTCCACCCATCCACCCACCAAAGACCGCATTCAGCGCCTCCGCGCCATGGCAAACCTACAGGGAAGTGTGCAAAATCAACAAGTTGAGTGA
- a CDS encoding NADPH-dependent F420 reductase → MKISIIGMGNVGKALGFRWNEGPHEVMYGVRAPKSDKFVVDQEHKPVRVATIAEAVEWGEVIVLALPYEAAIEMASSCGPCAQKVIIDATNPIAPGLAGLSVSGNTSGAEELQKLQPQAHVVKCFNSTGFNNMSNPVYGKQKSVMFYCGGDAVAKASVRLLTEELGFDAVDAGPLSMARHLESLAMLWIKLAYAEGHGREFAFAMLRR, encoded by the coding sequence ATGAAGATCTCCATAATCGGCATGGGCAACGTCGGCAAGGCCTTGGGTTTTCGTTGGAACGAGGGCCCGCACGAAGTCATGTACGGAGTGCGCGCCCCCAAGTCTGACAAATTCGTGGTTGATCAGGAACACAAACCCGTTCGCGTCGCAACGATTGCCGAAGCCGTCGAGTGGGGCGAAGTCATCGTGTTGGCGCTGCCCTATGAAGCCGCAATAGAAATGGCCAGCAGTTGTGGTCCGTGTGCACAGAAGGTCATCATCGACGCGACCAATCCGATTGCTCCGGGACTCGCGGGACTTTCCGTATCCGGAAACACGTCGGGCGCCGAAGAATTGCAGAAGCTCCAGCCGCAAGCGCATGTCGTAAAGTGTTTCAATTCGACGGGCTTCAACAACATGTCAAATCCGGTGTACGGCAAGCAGAAATCGGTGATGTTTTACTGCGGGGGCGACGCCGTTGCGAAAGCATCGGTAAGACTCTTGACCGAAGAGTTGGGTTTTGACGCCGTGGACGCCGGGCCGTTGTCGATGGCACGCCACCTTGAGTCGCTGGCGATGCTTTGGATCAAACTGGCCTACGCCGAAGGTCACGGACGCGAATTTGCCTTCGCGATGCTGAGACGGTAA
- a CDS encoding patatin-like phospholipase family protein, with amino-acid sequence MLPHLLVALQGGGAYGSYQAGMLEEYFATSGQPYDGGYGVSVGALNVAQLFGTESGTYDAAIRQQPENAKQLAELWRTEISSDSSVYIPHRSTGVLTEGARRLLGKSIFGDMAVATLRKQPAVYDTMPLRKLLEKNLAGKKWPRAVEVGTVNLESGRFLEVPLHKPLAGLSAIDAVMASAAIPIVFPPIHGFVDGGVTDVTPLRSLFQHFREVREERAARNQPVQSQELHVLRASSFPLVHQGPFDRVTKVLERTLEIFVDNTDREDFERVAFINELAGKMHCTQISDDTHVKNEFIAWHQKYAVIDVFVVGPSKSEMGKFSDSARSFTKSAVREGIKLGRRRMADFLKHKEDYLLEVVLFQDDVPELPR; translated from the coding sequence GTGCTCCCTCATCTTCTCGTAGCGCTGCAAGGCGGCGGCGCCTATGGATCATATCAAGCCGGAATGCTCGAAGAGTACTTCGCAACAAGTGGGCAGCCGTATGACGGAGGCTATGGAGTCTCGGTTGGTGCGCTGAATGTTGCGCAGCTTTTTGGCACGGAGAGCGGCACCTACGACGCCGCAATTCGTCAGCAGCCTGAAAATGCCAAGCAACTCGCCGAGCTTTGGCGAACGGAAATATCCAGCGACAGCTCAGTATACATTCCGCATCGCTCGACGGGAGTGCTGACCGAAGGCGCACGCAGATTGCTTGGCAAGAGTATTTTCGGCGACATGGCCGTGGCCACGCTGCGTAAGCAACCCGCAGTCTATGACACAATGCCGCTGCGAAAACTGCTCGAAAAGAATCTCGCGGGCAAGAAGTGGCCGCGCGCCGTCGAAGTAGGTACGGTGAATTTGGAATCGGGACGCTTCCTTGAAGTTCCGTTGCACAAGCCTCTTGCCGGGCTGAGTGCTATTGACGCCGTCATGGCCTCGGCCGCGATTCCGATTGTGTTTCCGCCCATTCACGGCTTTGTTGACGGCGGAGTGACGGACGTTACTCCCTTGCGCTCGCTGTTTCAGCATTTCCGCGAAGTGCGCGAAGAACGCGCCGCGCGCAACCAGCCCGTGCAATCACAGGAGCTGCACGTCCTGCGCGCGTCGTCGTTTCCCTTGGTGCATCAAGGGCCCTTTGATCGCGTGACGAAAGTCCTCGAACGCACGCTGGAGATTTTCGTTGACAACACAGATCGCGAAGATTTCGAACGCGTCGCGTTTATCAATGAACTCGCGGGTAAGATGCATTGTACGCAGATTTCGGACGACACGCATGTCAAAAACGAGTTTATCGCGTGGCATCAGAAATACGCGGTGATTGACGTGTTTGTCGTAGGCCCGTCGAAAAGTGAAATGGGAAAGTTTTCCGACTCCGCGCGCAGTTTCACCAAGTCGGCCGTTCGCGAAGGCATCAAACTTGGCCGCAGACGCATGGCCGATTTTCTGAAACACAAAGAAGACTATTTGCTCGAAGTCGTTCTCTTTCAAGACGACGTCCCGGAATTGCCGAGATAA
- a CDS encoding LemA family protein encodes MGFLVILGLIVVLAIWIIGLYNGLVTLRNQVKGAWSQIDVQLKRRHDLIPNLVEVVKDYMSYEQETLEKVIKARNTAVSATGPADVSAAENHLTGALRQLFAVFENYPDLKANQNVMKLQEELTSTENKIAFARQYYNDTVMTYNTKQELFPANLFAASLGFKKEEYYQVPEEEKENVKVDLR; translated from the coding sequence ATGGGTTTCTTAGTAATTCTCGGCCTGATTGTCGTGTTGGCAATCTGGATCATTGGCCTTTACAATGGTCTGGTCACGCTGCGCAATCAGGTCAAAGGCGCATGGTCCCAAATTGACGTCCAGCTCAAGCGCCGTCACGACCTCATCCCCAATTTGGTCGAAGTCGTTAAGGACTATATGTCCTACGAACAGGAGACGCTGGAAAAGGTCATCAAAGCCCGCAACACCGCCGTTTCTGCAACCGGTCCCGCCGACGTGTCGGCCGCCGAAAACCACTTGACCGGTGCGCTGCGCCAGCTCTTTGCCGTTTTCGAGAACTATCCCGACCTGAAGGCCAATCAAAACGTGATGAAACTTCAGGAAGAATTGACCTCCACCGAAAACAAGATAGCATTCGCGCGGCAATATTACAACGACACCGTGATGACTTATAACACCAAGCAGGAACTGTTTCCCGCTAACCTCTTCGCCGCGTCGCTTGGATTCAAGAAGGAAGAATACTATCAAGTGCCCGAAGAAGAGAAAGAGAATGTGAAGGTTGACTTGAGGTGA